The nucleotide sequence TCGTACTTGGTCTCGCCTGGGTTGCCAGCAGCGACCGCAAGAAAATCAAGTTTAAACCTGTTGCACTGATGATTGTTATACAAATTGCTTTAACGTTCCTATTACTCAACACAAAATTTGGTCTCGTGTTAATTACTGCAATTGCCGACGGATTCGGCAAGCTGCTTGAATATGCAAACGAAGGAATCATGTTTGTTTTTGGCGGACTCGCGAATGATGGACAATCTCCATTTTTCCTGAACGTTCTTCTCCCAATCGTCTTTATCTCTGCTTTGATCGGGATCTTCCAGTACTTTAAAATTCTGCCTTTTGTTATGAAGGGCATCGGTTATGTACTGAGCAAGGTTAACGGCATGGGTAAGCTTGAGTCTTACAATGCAGTTGCATCAGCGATTGTAGGTCAGTCCGAAGTCTTCATCACCGTTAAAAAACAGCTTGGACAGCTGTCTTCACAGCGTCTGTACACACTTTGCGCATCTGCAATGTCGACTGTATCCATGTCGATTGTTGGAGCATACATGACGATGATCGAGCCGAAGTATGTTGTAACGGCAATCGTCATCAACCTGTTCGGCGGATTTATCATTGCCTCAATCATTAATCCGTACACTGTTTCAGATGAAGAAGATATTCTTGTCATTCAGGAAGAAGAAAAGCAGTCATTCTTTGAAATGCTTGGCGAATACATCATGGACGGTTTCAAAGTAGCCGTCATTGTCGGCGCTATGCTGATTGGTTTCGTTGCCCTGATTGCAGCGGTCAACAACATTTTTGATATGATCTTCGGCATTACATTCCAGGGTATTCTTGGATACATCTTTGCCCCATTCGCCTTTATCATGGGTGTTCCTATGAACGAAGCAGTAGCTGCGGGCGGAATTATGGCAACTAAGCTTGTGACAAACGAATTTGTAGCGATGATGGACCTGGCTAATGTTGCAGATACGTTCAGTGAGCGTACGCTTGGCATCATCTCCGTCTTCCTTGTCTCGTTTGCCAATTTCTCATCCATCGGAATTATTGCCGGTGCGGTGAAGGGTCTGCATGAAAAACAAGGAAACGTAGTTGCACGTTTCGGTTTGAAACTGCTTTACGGTGCTACACTTGTGAGTATCCTGTCAGCGATTATTGTAAGTATCGTATTATAATGAAAAAACAGATCCCGTGATTTAGCGGGATCTGTTTTTTATTGCTTACTTCAGCTTTTTCCCATCAAACATAAACCGGTAAACCGGCAATTCTTCACCAATTTCTGACGGAATATAGCCGAATGTTACATAGCTGTCAATCGACTCGGGCTCAAGGGAGAGAGACAGCAGATTATTTTGCGGCTGAGCAGACAAGAAGATAAATGAGCCTTTCGGGAAAACGACCTCTTTTTTTGTGAGCTCTGTCTCCACTTCAACCAGCTGCTTTCCTTCGTACAGTTCTGTCTCTTCTTTGCTTGTTATCTGATAGGCTTCAACAGGGAGTTTCATTTGTTTCGGAAGCTTAAATCCTTTTACTCCCTGATTCATCAGCCTGGCCGCAGCATCACCCTGATCAGGCTGCAGTACATATGCGGTCGGACGCTCG is from Bacillus sp. FSL H8-0547 and encodes:
- a CDS encoding NupC/NupG family nucleoside CNT transporter encodes the protein MKYLIALLGLAIVLGLAWVASSDRKKIKFKPVALMIVIQIALTFLLLNTKFGLVLITAIADGFGKLLEYANEGIMFVFGGLANDGQSPFFLNVLLPIVFISALIGIFQYFKILPFVMKGIGYVLSKVNGMGKLESYNAVASAIVGQSEVFITVKKQLGQLSSQRLYTLCASAMSTVSMSIVGAYMTMIEPKYVVTAIVINLFGGFIIASIINPYTVSDEEDILVIQEEEKQSFFEMLGEYIMDGFKVAVIVGAMLIGFVALIAAVNNIFDMIFGITFQGILGYIFAPFAFIMGVPMNEAVAAGGIMATKLVTNEFVAMMDLANVADTFSERTLGIISVFLVSFANFSSIGIIAGAVKGLHEKQGNVVARFGLKLLYGATLVSILSAIIVSIVL